One Campylobacter concisus DNA window includes the following coding sequences:
- a CDS encoding TorD/DmsD family molecular chaperone, with translation MDKNITKARAYFYEFLAYPLFFHTSDEKFARWREQLSYLAQNPLSEQSAEAFANLEKFSFKELVNEQNEVLFGFTNIPLSASFYEEGRDNGAARLRVIHCLNLSPYRRDKELCKDSEDYVGFIFLAMATFLNDEFNGAKNISDKLFIETLNLFIDEFGSLLLAHKNANFFHSYAIILQDFIELERAVLSLEAPAKPQGDSVAVTALKKEPYQSKMPTFKTKLHWEEFSPVISHEFKD, from the coding sequence ATGGATAAGAACATCACAAAAGCAAGGGCATATTTTTACGAATTTTTAGCTTATCCGCTATTTTTTCACACGAGTGATGAGAAATTTGCAAGGTGGAGAGAGCAGCTAAGCTACCTAGCGCAAAATCCTTTGAGCGAGCAAAGCGCAGAGGCATTTGCAAATTTAGAAAAATTTAGCTTTAAAGAGCTTGTAAATGAGCAAAATGAGGTTCTTTTTGGCTTTACAAATATCCCTTTAAGCGCCTCATTTTATGAAGAGGGCAGAGACAACGGAGCTGCTAGACTTAGGGTGATCCACTGCCTAAACCTTAGCCCATATAGGCGTGATAAGGAGCTTTGCAAAGACAGCGAGGACTACGTTGGCTTTATATTTTTGGCGATGGCGACGTTTTTAAATGACGAATTTAATGGCGCAAAAAATATCAGCGACAAGCTTTTTATCGAGACTTTAAATTTATTTATAGATGAGTTTGGCTCGCTACTTTTGGCTCATAAAAATGCAAATTTCTTCCACTCCTATGCGATCATCTTGCAAGACTTCATCGAGCTTGAAAGAGCTGTTTTAAGCCTAGAGGCACCAGCCAAGCCACAAGGCGATAGCGTCGCGGTTACTGCGCTTAAAAAAGAGCCTTATCAAAGCAAGATGCCGACCTTTAAAACAAAACTTCACTGGGAGGAATTCTCCCCAGTCATCTCACACGAGTTTAAAGACTAA
- a CDS encoding 4Fe-4S dicluster domain-containing protein: MKEFGFYNDFDDALMLNEQIEINNENGDYLVSNSPKLKANIIAPEINFYLKNTTASVLEKAKNTLLLYEARASAFDMAKDVDYEKEVGKNIVIVSNSGRAELANLLKENGYKVIELTHFEVKFIYGAAGELSVLVLRADDEFEVDCDFFLVENARDYMLKQSGCYEISGLKDEKVVEILNAKSPKFRYKSFTQYDSSICQYHERRTEICGRCAEVCPTVAILKEDETKHLVFSAIDCTNCGNCISVCPSGSLDSTLMPQSSFATIAKLYKDKIALIVSEEINLEELSISLPQNVLPFVILAPHLLSQTHFLTLLQESGASVILYSKSLGKGEKDAISIVNQIYELKFKEQAIHHAKDKAELEIALKKAKLIAGSQHSINEYALPKREIFAKRLEFIVGSDDLGVVKSGEMIRYGEVKINAETCTLCLSCVGACNVSALVADKKTNSILFNPSVCTACGYCELSCAEKNTISLEVGKLALKPESFVYSELAHDELFACVECGKEFATKKAVEKIAAIMQPRFGNDRAKIKALYCCADCKAKIMVQAQLNAMREDLLNG; the protein is encoded by the coding sequence ATGAAAGAATTTGGCTTTTATAACGATTTTGACGATGCTTTGATGCTAAATGAGCAGATAGAGATCAACAACGAAAATGGCGACTATCTAGTCTCAAACTCTCCAAAGCTAAAAGCAAACATCATCGCACCTGAGATAAATTTCTACCTTAAAAATACCACTGCAAGCGTCTTAGAAAAAGCCAAAAACACCCTTTTACTCTACGAGGCAAGAGCTAGCGCTTTTGATATGGCAAAGGATGTGGATTACGAAAAAGAGGTCGGCAAAAATATCGTCATTGTAAGCAACTCAGGCCGAGCAGAGCTAGCAAATTTACTAAAAGAAAATGGCTACAAAGTGATAGAGCTTACGCATTTTGAGGTTAAATTTATATACGGCGCAGCTGGCGAGCTAAGCGTTTTGGTGCTTAGAGCTGATGATGAGTTTGAGGTTGATTGCGACTTTTTCTTGGTTGAAAACGCAAGGGACTATATGCTAAAACAAAGCGGCTGCTACGAAATTTCAGGGCTAAAAGATGAAAAAGTGGTTGAAATTTTAAATGCAAAAAGCCCAAAATTTAGATATAAAAGCTTTACGCAGTACGACTCATCAATCTGCCAGTATCACGAGCGCAGGACTGAAATTTGCGGTCGTTGCGCCGAAGTTTGCCCAACGGTTGCCATCCTAAAAGAGGACGAGACAAAGCACCTCGTCTTTTCAGCGATAGATTGCACAAACTGTGGAAACTGCATCAGCGTCTGCCCTAGCGGCTCGCTAGACTCAACACTCATGCCTCAAAGCTCATTTGCCACTATCGCTAAGCTTTACAAAGATAAGATCGCTCTCATCGTATCTGAAGAGATAAATTTAGAAGAGCTTAGCATTAGCCTACCGCAAAATGTCCTACCTTTTGTCATCCTAGCCCCACATCTGCTAAGCCAAACGCACTTTTTGACGCTTCTTCAAGAAAGTGGCGCGAGTGTGATTTTATATAGCAAGAGCCTTGGCAAGGGCGAAAAGGACGCCATTAGTATAGTAAATCAAATTTATGAGCTTAAATTTAAAGAGCAAGCGATACATCACGCAAAAGACAAGGCTGAGCTTGAAATCGCACTTAAAAAAGCAAAACTAATAGCTGGCTCTCAACACTCAATTAACGAATATGCGCTGCCAAAGAGAGAAATTTTTGCCAAAAGGCTTGAGTTTATCGTAGGTAGCGATGATCTTGGCGTGGTAAAAAGTGGCGAGATGATAAGATACGGCGAGGTTAAGATAAACGCTGAAACTTGCACGCTCTGCCTTAGCTGTGTCGGCGCTTGTAACGTAAGCGCCTTGGTGGCTGATAAGAAGACAAATTCGATTTTATTTAACCCAAGCGTTTGCACCGCCTGTGGCTACTGTGAGCTAAGCTGCGCTGAGAAAAACACCATCTCGCTTGAGGTCGGTAAACTTGCACTTAAGCCTGAGAGCTTCGTTTATAGCGAGCTTGCGCATGATGAGCTCTTTGCCTGCGTGGAGTGCGGAAAAGAGTTTGCGACTAAAAAAGCAGTCGAGAAGATCGCAGCGATCATGCAGCCACGTTTTGGCAACGACAGAGCCAAGATAAAAGCTCTTTACTGCTGTGCCGACTGCAAGGCAAAGATCATGGTGCAAGCCCAACTAAACGCGATGAGAGAGGATTTATTAAATGGATAA
- the selA gene encoding L-seryl-tRNA(Sec) selenium transferase — protein sequence MNNLRNIPQVDKIIKNEAFLGLDTSLVTMLARQILDEVRAKILNENASFESEEIINLILDEYDKFNEASLQRVLNLTGVAIHTNLARSVIDKEILKRATPVITGYSNLEYNLKTGSRGNRYDYVGSLIARAFGFEDAIVVNNNASAVFLVLNTFAKGREVVVSRGELVEIGGSFRVPEVMANAGCILKEVGTTNKTRLKDYEEAISEETAMLVKVHRSNFDIVGFSEETTANELSELASRRNLIDYFDLGSGFYGNLPFNLDKNEPDLKNLKDVSLVSFSGDKLLGAVQCGIIVGKKELIAKLRKNQLLRMLRVDKVIISLLAESIKAYLNKEFELITTQKLLHKSVKELEGLANFINKNLKNPLEIVRTSTFVGGGAMPNKKLPSVALAFSGEANLNELKFRQKNVIGRIENDKFMLDLRSLLDEDVEVLIKIINETEEK from the coding sequence TTGAACAATTTAAGAAATATCCCACAAGTTGATAAGATCATAAAAAACGAAGCATTTTTGGGGCTTGACACGAGTTTAGTCACTATGCTTGCAAGGCAAATTTTAGATGAGGTTAGGGCTAAAATTTTAAATGAAAATGCTAGCTTTGAGAGCGAAGAGATAATAAATTTGATCCTAGATGAGTATGATAAATTTAACGAAGCAAGCCTTCAAAGGGTGCTAAATTTAACCGGCGTTGCCATACATACAAACCTCGCTAGAAGCGTTATAGATAAAGAAATTTTAAAGCGGGCAACGCCTGTCATCACTGGGTATTCAAACCTTGAATACAACCTAAAAACAGGCAGCCGCGGCAACAGATATGACTACGTTGGCTCGCTAATAGCAAGGGCCTTTGGTTTTGAGGACGCCATCGTTGTAAATAACAACGCAAGCGCTGTATTTTTGGTGCTAAACACCTTTGCAAAGGGCAGGGAGGTGGTCGTTAGCAGGGGCGAGCTAGTCGAGATCGGCGGCAGTTTTAGAGTGCCAGAGGTGATGGCAAACGCAGGCTGCATCCTAAAAGAGGTCGGCACGACAAACAAAACTAGGCTAAAAGACTACGAAGAGGCGATCAGCGAAGAGACGGCGATGCTTGTAAAGGTTCATAGATCAAATTTTGACATCGTTGGCTTTAGCGAAGAGACTACGGCAAATGAGCTTAGCGAGCTAGCAAGCAGGCGAAATTTGATAGATTATTTTGATCTTGGCAGTGGATTTTACGGAAATTTGCCCTTTAACTTAGACAAAAACGAGCCAGATCTAAAAAATTTAAAAGATGTTTCGCTAGTTAGCTTTAGCGGTGATAAGCTGCTTGGTGCGGTGCAGTGTGGCATAATAGTCGGCAAAAAAGAGCTCATCGCAAAGCTCAGGAAAAACCAGCTTTTAAGGATGCTTCGCGTCGATAAAGTGATCATCTCGCTTTTGGCTGAGAGCATAAAAGCCTATCTAAACAAAGAATTTGAGCTAATCACAACGCAAAAACTGCTTCACAAAAGTGTAAAAGAGCTTGAAGGCTTAGCAAATTTTATAAATAAAAATTTAAAAAATCCGCTTGAGATAGTGCGCACATCTACCTTTGTAGGGGGCGGTGCTATGCCAAATAAAAAGCTGCCAAGCGTGGCACTTGCATTTAGTGGAGAGGCAAATTTAAACGAGCTTAAATTTAGGCAAAAAAATGTGATCGGCCGCATAGAAAATGACAAATTTATGCTCGATCTTAGATCGCTTCTTGATGAGGACGTAGAAGTGCTAATAAAAATAATAAATGAAACGGAAGAAAAATGA
- the selB gene encoding selenocysteine-specific translation elongation factor, translating into MSLIIGTAGHIDHGKTALIKELNGFEGDNLEEEKKRGITIDLSFSNLSKNSENIAFIDVPGHENLIKTMISGAYGFDACLFVVAANDGLMPQSLEHLEILNLLGVKSVIVALTKCDLVDEATINLRKKEIRDEISKFKNLQILEIFAVSIKDKASIDELRNYLFTLRAKKRDEDGVFRYYIDRVFSLKGIGNVVTGTVIEGSVSKNEKLFNYDAGKEVLVRSVQSHDKFVDSAGVSSRVALNLTGIELSELKKGQLLSKKGFFRGFREVDAVVTAKNLIHSQSVTFCVGAKNVPAKVLILSQKDDSYFVTFKFQSDMFLKFDEAFVLISDARVIGGGRVLNPVLEPLKKAGKILFLASLLKHDFVEAFSILKEAHKNGFGIISSYQRFGLNHEEAVAVAKKVSNVFVDEKALNIYDLSAVERIKSAIKFMIEKNEFAVFSAQSISLKLAWASQNLAQKALDELESANLIAKDSGVYTKKGVDLSKLKVRLEEKIYEILESGKLAPTAPYNIYDDLEIDRVSGDNALKKLTAMGRVIRLEHNLFITRNSLKLALDKLRAIIKNQGFVNVTNAKDALNLSRKYIIAYLEQLDLESDIMKQGNDRVFRS; encoded by the coding sequence ATGAGTTTAATAATAGGAACAGCAGGGCATATCGACCACGGCAAAACCGCGCTTATAAAGGAGCTAAACGGCTTTGAGGGGGACAATCTTGAAGAGGAGAAAAAGCGTGGCATAACGATCGATCTAAGTTTTTCAAATTTAAGCAAAAATAGCGAAAATATCGCATTTATCGATGTGCCAGGGCATGAAAATCTCATAAAAACGATGATAAGTGGCGCGTATGGCTTTGACGCGTGCTTGTTTGTGGTGGCGGCAAATGACGGGCTTATGCCCCAAAGCTTGGAGCACCTTGAAATTTTAAATCTCCTTGGCGTGAAATCTGTGATCGTGGCGCTTACAAAGTGCGATTTGGTCGATGAAGCGACCATAAATTTAAGAAAAAAAGAGATAAGAGATGAAATTTCTAAATTTAAAAATCTGCAAATTTTAGAAATTTTTGCCGTTAGTATAAAGGATAAGGCGAGCATCGATGAGCTTAGAAACTACCTCTTTACGCTAAGAGCCAAAAAGCGCGATGAGGATGGCGTTTTTAGATACTATATCGATAGGGTTTTTAGTCTAAAAGGTATCGGAAATGTCGTAACTGGCACCGTTATAGAGGGAAGCGTTAGTAAAAACGAGAAGCTTTTTAACTACGACGCTGGCAAAGAGGTGCTAGTAAGAAGCGTGCAAAGCCACGATAAATTCGTTGATAGCGCCGGAGTTAGCAGCCGCGTGGCGCTTAATCTAACTGGCATAGAGCTTAGTGAGCTAAAAAAGGGTCAGCTACTTAGCAAAAAGGGCTTTTTTAGGGGATTTAGAGAGGTTGATGCGGTCGTGACTGCTAAAAATCTCATCCACTCTCAAAGCGTGACTTTTTGCGTGGGCGCTAAAAACGTGCCCGCAAAGGTGCTAATACTTAGCCAAAAAGATGATAGCTACTTTGTAACATTTAAATTTCAAAGCGATATGTTTTTGAAATTTGATGAGGCCTTTGTTCTCATCTCAGATGCGCGCGTGATAGGTGGTGGCAGAGTGCTAAATCCTGTGCTTGAGCCACTAAAAAAGGCTGGCAAAATTCTCTTTTTAGCCTCGCTTTTAAAGCATGATTTTGTTGAAGCTTTTTCTATCTTAAAAGAGGCTCACAAAAATGGCTTTGGCATCATCTCTTCTTATCAAAGATTTGGTCTAAATCACGAAGAAGCCGTAGCCGTGGCTAAAAAAGTCTCAAACGTCTTTGTCGATGAAAAGGCTTTAAATATCTATGATCTAAGCGCGGTTGAGCGGATAAAATCAGCCATTAAATTTATGATAGAAAAGAACGAATTTGCTGTCTTTTCAGCTCAAAGTATCAGCCTAAAACTTGCTTGGGCTAGCCAAAATTTAGCCCAAAAAGCGCTTGATGAGCTTGAAAGTGCAAATTTAATCGCCAAAGATAGCGGTGTCTATACCAAAAAAGGCGTTGATCTTAGCAAGCTAAAAGTAAGGCTTGAAGAGAAAATTTATGAAATTTTAGAAAGTGGCAAGCTTGCTCCTACGGCGCCATATAATATATATGATGATTTAGAGATCGATAGGGTTAGTGGTGACAATGCCCTTAAAAAGCTAACCGCAATGGGCAGGGTCATAAGGCTGGAGCATAACCTTTTCATCACTAGAAATTCGCTAAAACTAGCCCTTGATAAGCTTCGAGCCATCATAAAAAATCAAGGCTTTGTAAATGTCACAAACGCCAAGGATGCGCTAAATTTAAGTAGAAAATATATCATCGCCTACCTTGAGCAGCTCGATCTTGAGAGTGACATAATGAAGCAGGGAAAT